One genomic window of Glycine max cultivar Williams 82 chromosome 16, Glycine_max_v4.0, whole genome shotgun sequence includes the following:
- the LOC100499992 gene encoding HMG1/2-like protein-like isoform X1, which produces MPKAKSDAKAADSRLKRKGAGAGRKQSRKAAKDPNKPKRPPSAFFVFMSEFREQFKKEHPNNKSVAVVSDFALFIFSLRVKNLTLFFVYSHPYFSEKYFRSAKLVVKNGNRYLMLKRPLSLLLLRRRNRSMRKLFRLTISNWRERIQRKTSLTSQSLKSMMTRKMRRRMMMSKDGDT; this is translated from the exons ATGCCGAAAGCTAAATCCGACGCCAAAGCCGCCGATAGCAG GTTGAAGCGGAAGGGCGCTGGTGCTGGGAGGAAGCAATCGAGGAAAGCTGCTAAGGACCCTAACAAGCCGAAGAGACCTCCAAGCGCTTTCTTCGTTTTCAT GTCCGAGTTCAGAGAGCAGTTCAAGAAGGAGCATCCTAACAACAAATCCGTCGCTGTTGTGAGTGATTtcgccctttttattttttctctccgcGTGAAAAATTTGACGCTATTTTTCGTTTATTCTCATCCgtatttttctgaaaaatattttaggtcGGCAAAGCTGGTGGTGAAAAATGGAAATCGCTATCTGATGCT GAAAAGGCCCCTTTCGTTGCTACTGCTGAGAAGAAGAAACAGGAGTATGAGAAAACTATTTCGGCTTACAATAAGCAATTG GAGGGAAAGAATTCAGAGGAAGACGAGTCTGACAAGTCAAAGTCTGAAGTCAATGATGACGAGGAAGATGAG GAGGAGGATGATGATGAGTAAAGATGGTGATACATGA
- the LOC100811900 gene encoding uncharacterized protein isoform X1: MFVKKLVEKASIKKTGGNSSDGLKASDVDPRLVFHHGVPSGGAKFAYDTIQRILALSTKDGQIKLYGKDNAQAMLESSEPLPSKFLQFIQNQGVLINVTSNNHIEVWDIDKKLLSDVYMAKEEITSFAVIHHSLYMYIGHSNGNISVLKLDQEPSWHLVQMKYTIPLSASYGNSEVSDDTVVTHILPQPAAESKRVLIIFRNGQMILWNIRESRSIFKTGENMLQPLHTETKKVTSACWVCPFGSKAIVGYNNGELFIWSIRSLNIGNGSASEHSYQNTPLLKLNLGYKSDKISIGSIKWVYAGGKASRLYIMGASDCATSNLLQVVLLNEHTEARTIKLGLHLSECCIDMEIISTSTEQSKNKQDSFILLGKSGHLYLYDDILIERYLLQCQSKSTPSLPKEVTVKLPLAESSITTAKFISNNPNVLTFEDEYYRQLITSYPLFVPVETNQKDEISLSSAKFTGFSKVQNLYITGHSNGAINFWDASCPIFTPILQLKQQSENDCSLSGIPLTALYFDSNSPLLVSGDQSGMVCVFRFKTEPYATNSFMSLTGGTKKGTDHIIQSVKHVKINGAILSLNIDPSLMHLAVGSDQGHVSVFNIDGPTLLYQKHIASEISAGIISLQFLTSSLHGFEKNILAVGTKDSSVLALDKEAGNTLGTGTIHPKKPSKALFMQVLDGQGAPVNGSITKDGLESSERNHIEDATTKQQYILLCSEKALYVYSLVHAIQGVKKVLYKKRFHSSTCCWASTFYSPSDVGLILIFTSGKVELRSLPELSLIVETSIRGYNYSPPKLKSFSGCQICCSSKGDLVLVNGNQEFFVVSLLVQRNIFRLLDSISCIYRKNMMLSPEVFVPGPVIYKEKKKGIFSSVIKDFAGSKEKHAPILETEDTTESIQELSAIFSNENFPCDADNNDNLTVDEDELELNIDDIDLDDHEEKHKDQSILGALNKKKLTGKFQALKGRLKEMKGNIQKTSSKEEQQDEQAGAVDQIKKKYGFSSSNETSFAKLAESKLQENMKKLQGINLRTTEMQDKAKSFSTLANQVLRTAEQERRN; encoded by the exons GTTTGGGACATAGACAAGAAACTGTTGTCTGATGTGTACATGGCTAAAGAAGAAATCACTTCCTTTGCAGTCATTCATCATAGCCTCTATAT GTACATTGGACATTCTAATGGTAATATTTCAGTTTTGAAGCTTGACCAAGAGCCATCATGGCATTTGGTTCAGATGAAATACACCATACCTCTCTCAGCTTCCTATG GGAATTCTGAAGTGTCTGATGATACTGTTGTGACGCATATACTGCCTCAACCAGCAGCTGAAAGTAAGAG GGTTCTCATAATCTTTAGAAATGGTCAAATGATATTATGGAATATTCGGGAAAGTAGATCTATTTTCAAAACTGGTGAAAATATGTTGCAGCCACTGCATACTGAAACAAAAAAAGTGACTTCTGCATGTTGGGTGTGCCCTTTTGGAAGTAAAGCAATTGTAGGGTACAACAATGGAGAGCTCTTCATTTGGAGCATCCGTTCTCTAAATATAGGAAATGGTTCAGCATCTGAACATAGTTATCAAAATACTCCTTTGCTCAAACTTAACTTAGGATACAAGTCTGACAAAATTTCCATAGGATCAATAAAATGGGTTTATGCTGGAGGAAAGGCTAGTCGACTATATATTATGGGAGCCTCTGACTGTGCAACTTCAAACTTGTTGCAG GTAGTGTTGCTGAATGAGCATACAGAAGCTCGCACAATTAAGCTTGGACTTCATTTGTCTGAATGTTGTATTGACATGGAGATCATATCAACTTCAACTGAGCAAAGCAAGAATAAACAAGATTCTTTCATTTTGCTTGGGAAGTCAGGCCATCTATATCTGTATGACGATATTTTGATTGAAAGGTATCTGCTACAATGCCAATCTAAGTCCACACCATCACTTCCAAAGGAGGTAACTGTAAAGTTACCACTGGCAGAATCAAGCATCACAACAGCAAAATTCATCTCCAACAATCCCAATGTATTAACATTTGAAGATGAG TATTACAGACAGCTGATCACAAGCTATCCACTGTTTGTTCCTGTTGAAACAAATCAAAAAGATGAGATTAGCCTGAGTTCTGCCAAATTTACAGGATTTTCTAAAGTTCAAAACTTGTACATAACTGGACACAGCAATGGAGCCATAAACTTCTGGGATGCTTCATGCCCCATTTTCACTCCAATTTTACAATTGAAGCAACAG AGTGAAAATGACTGTTCATTAAGTGGTATACCCTTGACGGCATTATACTTCGATAGCAACTCCCCACTTCTTGTTTCTGGTGACCAGAGTGGAATG GTTTGTGTCTTTAGATTCAAAACTGAACCATATGCCACTAACAGCTTCATGTCTCTTACTG GAGGTACAAAGAAAGGGACTGATCATATAATCCAAAGTGTGAAACATGTAAAGATCAATGGTGCCATTCTGTCATTGAACATAGATCCCAGCTTGATGCATCTTGCTGTTGGTTCTGATCAGGGACAT GTTTCAGTTTTTAACATAGATGGCCCAACTTTGTTATACCAGAAACATATTGCCAGTGAAATTTCTGCTGGTATCATCTCTCTGCAGTTCCTAACCAGCAGTTTACATGGTtttgaaaaaaacattttagcagtTGGAACAAAAGATTCATCTGTTCTGGCACTAGATAAAGAAGCTGGAAACACACTGGGCACGGGAACTATTCATCCTAAGAAGCCCTCTAAAGCTCTATTTATGCAGGTTTTGG ATGGACAAGGTGCACCGGTCAATGGATCGATTACAAAAGATGGATTAGAGTCGAGCGAAAGGAATCATATTGAGGATGCAACAACAAAGCAACAGTACATTTTGCTTTGTTCTGAGAAAGCTTTATATGTCTATTCATTGGTGCATGCGATTCAG GGAGTTAAAAAGGTGCTATACAAGAAAAGGTTTCATTCCTCTACGTGTTGCTGGGCATCAACATTTTACAGCCCTTCTGATGTTGGCCTTATACTCATTTTTACAAGTGGAAAAGTAGAATTAAG GTCTTTGCCAGAGTTGTCCCTAATTGTGGAGACTTCAATTAGAGGTTATAATTATTCTCCTCCAAAATTGAAGTCATTTTCTGGCTGCCAGATATGTTGTTCATCCAAAGGAGATCTTGTTTTG GTGAACGGTAACCAAGAATTTTTTGTCGTCTCGCTGTTGGTGCAAAGAAATATTTTCAG GCTTTTGGACTCTATTAGCTGCATCTACAGGAAAAATATGATGCTGTCGCCAGAAGTGTTTGTTCCTGGCCCAGTCATCtataaggaaaagaaaaag GGTATATTCAGCTCTGTTATCAAAGATTTTGCTGGCAGTAAAGAAAAGCATGCTCCCATATTGGAAACCGAAGATACTACAGAAAGCATCCAGGAACTCTCAGCTATCTTCtcaaatgaaaattttccaTGTGATGCTGATAATAATGATAATCTGACTGTTGATGAAGATGAGCTTGAATTAAACATAG ATGACATTGACCTAGACGATCATGAAGAAAAACACAAAGATCAAAGTATATTGGGAGCTCTTAATAAGAAGAAATTGACTGGAAAGTTTCAGGCTCTAAAAG GTAGATTGAAGGAGATGAAGGGCAACATCCAGAAAACATCAAGTAAGGAAGAGCAGCAAGATGAGCAAGCTGGTGCAGTCGATCAAATCAAGAAGAAATATGGATTTTCTTCTTCCAAC GAAACAAGCTTTGCTAAATTGGCAGAAAGCAAGCTGCAGGAGAACATGAAAAAATTGCAG GGTATCAACCTTCGAACCACAGAAATGCAAGataaagcaaaatcattttcaacATTGGCAAACCAAGTGCTGCGGACTGCAGAACAGGAAAGACGAAATTAG
- the LOC100499992 gene encoding HMG1/2-like protein-like, producing MPKAKSDAKAADSRLKRKGAGAGRKQSRKAAKDPNKPKRPPSAFFVFMSEFREQFKKEHPNNKSVAVVGKAGGEKWKSLSDAEKAPFVATAEKKKQEYEKTISAYNKQLEGKNSEEDESDKSKSEVNDDEEDEEEDDDE from the exons ATGCCGAAAGCTAAATCCGACGCCAAAGCCGCCGATAGCAG GTTGAAGCGGAAGGGCGCTGGTGCTGGGAGGAAGCAATCGAGGAAAGCTGCTAAGGACCCTAACAAGCCGAAGAGACCTCCAAGCGCTTTCTTCGTTTTCAT GTCCGAGTTCAGAGAGCAGTTCAAGAAGGAGCATCCTAACAACAAATCCGTCGCTGTT gtcGGCAAAGCTGGTGGTGAAAAATGGAAATCGCTATCTGATGCT GAAAAGGCCCCTTTCGTTGCTACTGCTGAGAAGAAGAAACAGGAGTATGAGAAAACTATTTCGGCTTACAATAAGCAATTG GAGGGAAAGAATTCAGAGGAAGACGAGTCTGACAAGTCAAAGTCTGAAGTCAATGATGACGAGGAAGATGAG GAGGAGGATGATGATGAGTAA